TTTTCTTTGTTCATTGTCCCTGGTGTCGAGTTCTGGGGACACATTCCGCTTCCTTTCCCCTTGGAGACCAGGTTAAGTCTTGGGCAGCAAAAGTCCCGTCTTGAAGAGCTGTCCCTCTGGACGGAGTTTAACCGCAAGTGTTTCGCCAAGACGTTCTTTTCCGTCGCAGACAAGTACAAGATCCCGAAATTCTGGAAAGCTCAGGTTGCGAACTTCGACAAGATCGTCCTAGCGTTGAGAGAGAGAACTGCAGAGATGAAGAAAATCAAGAAGAAGGATCTCAAGAAGTTGGCGCCACAAAAGACATTTCTGCAGGTGTTTGAAGACACTTACGAGAAACTTAACAATGCATGCAGAAAACTACTATGCCCCAAGTGCAACCGTCAATTCAATGAGGTTTGTCTTTTAAATACAAGTTAACTatacaatacatttgtaccatgATACATCATCTTTGGAGAATCATGATATAGTTTTGTCGCACAATGCCCTAAGCCGAAGGGATATGCAACTCGACGTAGAAAATATTGACCTATTGCTGGATACGTATACAGGTGAATAACAAAAAAGGGGCTGACAACTTCGATGACGAACAAGATACTAGTTTCGTTTTGTAGTCATTAATATTCCAACATGTCTCCACAAAAATCTCTAACTACATCTCCATTCTCCACCATTTGATTGTTTAGGCGGTTGCTTTCGAGGTGTGCGGGCACGAGTTGTGTACCGGCTGTGTTGCCGACTGTCTCCGCTCGGGGGCGCCTTGTCCCGTCTGTAACACCTCACTCAAGGGCACGCGCTTTCTACCGGTCTGGAGGTGAATTTCCATTCTTTAGTCTTAACGTTGTGTCAAAGACCAAATGTGGTTGGATAAAGGGACCTATGTAGAATTAACTTAGTCACGTCTCTCGTATAGTTAGTTCAGTCGTTTCTCTGTTCTAGTTGACATTTTCTAACTGCATTGTGAATGAAGGTACTCTATGACTATTTCAAAGAGGTCAGTGTTTGGGGAAGGGGAGTCATTCCTATCCTAAATTGTCGAGAGGCCGTGAGTTTCGATCAAACTTTTTGAGTATCTTCTGTATTTCTGTAGGTTTCGCTGGCACGACGAAGGATTGAAACTAGAGGAACAAAAGACACCAGACAGCCACCCACCATCAGAAATCTCAACACAAGCGATGGGTTCAGGGAAGACTGAAGACACAGAGGTCGTCGACGATTCCCAGAAAGATTCCGAGGGCCGACACGATGATAGCACGGAAATTGTCGACGACATCCGAAAAGATTCCGAGGGCCGACACGATAATGGTACGGAGATTGTCGACGACACCCGAAAAGATTCCGAGGATCAACACGAACATGACACAGAGATCGTCGACGGCTTCCCAAAAGACTCCGACGGTCGACATAAAGATGCCACAAAGAATGTCGAAGACGCTTCAAAACACTCAGAGGCTCTACGACACGAAGTTGGAACGGAGATTGTCGATGACACCCGAGAAGATTCAGAGGATCAACCCGAACATGACACACAGAATGACGACTGCTCCCCAAAAGACTCTGAGAATGGACAAAAAGATGTCACGGATAATGTCGAAGACGCTCCAAAACACTCTGAGGCTCGACACGAAGTTGGCACGGAGATTGTCGACGACAACCGAGAAGATTCCGAAGGTCAACACGAAGATGATACGGAGATTGTTAAAGGCGCAGAGGCTGGACACGAAGATGGCACGGAAATTGTCGACGACTCCCCAGAAGTCCCCGAAGATCAACACGACGATGACCGAATCGTTGTTCCGGAGCAGGACATCGGCGAAGTGTCGCAAGATTTCCAGTCGTTGAGCGTGGATGATGACGGGCTAGAAACTTTGTCAACTGCGAAGTGTGGTTGATATTATCGTTTTAGCGTTTATCTATATCATCTAGGATCCATTGACTAAGTCAGCACGTCACGTGAACTGAGATGATAAACTTTTGTCGAACAGTATTTCACATGTTTACATTTTTCTAAAGCAAAACTGACCCACCAATCAAAAACAACCTGTCCTCATCAAAACAAGATGTTGCTGAACTTTAATCTTTTTTCAATTTAATTTCACAAGCACCTAAGGATATCAAACAAGTTGCTACAAAGCGAGTATGATACTTGCACAGTATAAAGTTCCGTGTCATGTATATGGGTCAGTCTATTCTATAGCATTTAATACATTCTTTTACTTTCTACCTATCAACATTGTGTCTTGTAATAGTTTTGACTAGACGTTAATGCTAGTCAGTCTATATGTACAAATAACAGTaaatacaaattttaaagtACTCTACCATCAACAAAGCCTTTGGAAGCTTAATTAAACATCGGTCAAAATTATCATATCAACAGTCTCTCACTTTATGATTACATCACTTTTCATGAATGCAACAAGAATACAAATCCCAGTATAAACAGAAACGTATGCTCAAATTTTTCAACAGCACAACGAATGAACACACATCAGTAGTTTACCGCAAAAGATGTTTCAACTGTACGTATGTGCTACATAACACTAACAGTAACCCAACATTAGTACAGCCTATATACGAGGTTATGTATGACTACATTAGATACTGCTCCTGCGGCTGCGCCTTGCCAAGCGCATGTTCTCCACCT
The nucleotide sequence above comes from Branchiostoma lanceolatum isolate klBraLanc5 chromosome 14, klBraLanc5.hap2, whole genome shotgun sequence. Encoded proteins:
- the LOC136448724 gene encoding uncharacterized protein, which gives rise to MDDLSPATAAVAPHGDTDERLDLGEKPEGGLDKEECTEPSMERASTNTEDKSPNLSSVDRKQAGSGDCTEFAAFVPENDSQSSAESSVDEAVLDKEGTDHSVDPGGIAASKPKASNSDTNFEETPIISDTEQEPACTEKLAIAEGLAEAKGAEKSNEDKLSTVSDKGAPPQDDLGGACAAPPRIKSTKDDPRTVVDFEDEMELWLWMNNIIDQCGDDVIEEQDYSLTELVCQTTGEEKDGDQNEDGASMGTLEAGRKRTEDDMLHEKLNIRRQEFDRELLRRVTIRAYGRHLPRGINPSELGHYFFEVLPELFSRIAWFDACYTRVEMNAPGDFNTFSLFIVPGVEFWGHIPLPFPLETRLSLGQQKSRLEELSLWTEFNRKCFAKTFFSVADKYKIPKFWKAQVANFDKIVLALRERTAEMKKIKKKDLKKLAPQKTFLQVFEDTYEKLNNACRKLLCPKCNRQFNEAVAFEVCGHELCTGCVADCLRSGAPCPVCNTSLKGTRFLPVWRFRWHDEGLKLEEQKTPDSHPPSEISTQAMGSGKTEDTEVVDDSQKDSEGRHDDSTEIVDDIRKDSEGRHDNGTEIVDDTRKDSEDQHEHDTEIVDGFPKDSDGRHKDATKNVEDASKHSEALRHEVGTEIVDDTREDSEDQPEHDTQNDDCSPKDSENGQKDVTDNVEDAPKHSEARHEVGTEIVDDNREDSEGQHEDDTEIVKGAEAGHEDGTEIVDDSPEVPEDQHDDDRIVVPEQDIGEVSQDFQSLSVDDDGLETLSTAKCG